The following proteins come from a genomic window of Gimesia chilikensis:
- the fusA gene encoding elongation factor G gives MSTSIDQIRNIGIIAHIDAGKTTTTERILYYAKFLHRPGGVDEGTTTTDFDEEEAKRGITIYSAAITCKWNGHTINIIDTPGHVDFTAEVERSLRVLDGAVVVFSAMEGVEAQSETVWRQADKYNVPRICFINKMDRIGASFERTFEEIKKRLRGNPVALQIPIGEGTTSTGDSFSGVIDLIKMRALFYDQESMGDQFEVQEIPDAYLEKAQEWRAKLLESVAELDEAVLEQYYETEDIAEDVIVRLLREATLKGDLQPTFCGSSLNYIGVQPVLDGVTSFLPSPLDRPPVEGINPQPKKRGGEAGGHETRGPSVDEPMCGLVFKIQADKHGDLCFMRVYSGQLKSGSRLLNPRTGKKELVSQLWRVQAGAREKVETDSIDAGDIIGVIGPKEAVTGDTLCEIQHPILLETISFPETVISMAVEPESSADRKKLEDTLQKLSRQDPTFKAVANEETGQTIVSGMGELHLEVLRNRMQKEFNLSVRVHKPRVSYRETVSAAVEKEVEFNRPSANGNMYFKVKLRLEPFKGDKPISIKSQLKPNELNPELEKELMETLRLGVDGGGQVGFPLMNVQFVVLDAQSREGETSDVAVEAATSEALHGCIMDAKIQLLEPIMKMEVVTPDEFRGNIQADLSSRNANVLNSEWRGDLCVMEVEAPLSQLFGYSTQIRSLSQGRASFSMEPLKYAAAPQSVLKEMIG, from the coding sequence ATGTCAACTTCAATAGATCAGATCAGAAACATTGGGATTATCGCTCATATTGACGCCGGTAAGACGACGACCACCGAGCGGATTCTCTACTACGCCAAGTTCCTGCACCGCCCGGGCGGGGTGGATGAAGGTACGACTACAACCGACTTCGACGAAGAGGAAGCGAAGCGGGGAATCACGATCTACTCTGCGGCGATTACCTGCAAGTGGAACGGGCACACGATCAATATTATCGACACTCCCGGGCACGTCGACTTCACGGCTGAAGTCGAGCGCAGTCTGCGCGTGCTCGATGGTGCGGTCGTGGTCTTCAGTGCGATGGAGGGGGTTGAGGCGCAGAGTGAAACGGTCTGGCGGCAGGCGGATAAATACAATGTGCCCCGCATCTGTTTCATTAACAAGATGGACCGTATCGGCGCCAGCTTCGAGCGGACGTTTGAAGAGATTAAAAAACGCTTGCGGGGCAATCCCGTGGCGTTGCAGATTCCCATTGGTGAAGGCACAACATCGACCGGCGATTCCTTCAGTGGTGTGATTGATCTGATTAAGATGCGGGCCCTGTTCTATGACCAAGAGTCGATGGGGGATCAGTTCGAGGTGCAGGAGATTCCGGACGCCTATCTGGAAAAGGCACAGGAATGGCGCGCCAAATTGCTGGAGTCGGTAGCTGAGCTGGATGAAGCGGTTCTGGAGCAGTATTACGAGACTGAAGACATTGCAGAGGATGTCATTGTCAGGTTGCTCCGTGAGGCGACTCTCAAGGGTGATCTGCAGCCGACTTTCTGTGGTTCCTCTCTGAATTATATCGGTGTCCAGCCTGTGTTGGATGGTGTGACGAGCTTCCTGCCCAGTCCGCTGGATCGGCCGCCGGTTGAGGGGATTAATCCGCAGCCCAAAAAGCGGGGCGGCGAGGCGGGTGGTCACGAAACGCGCGGTCCAAGTGTGGATGAGCCGATGTGTGGGCTGGTCTTTAAGATTCAGGCGGACAAGCACGGCGATTTGTGTTTCATGCGGGTTTACTCGGGGCAGTTGAAGAGTGGCAGTCGTCTGTTGAATCCGCGGACCGGTAAGAAAGAGCTGGTCAGTCAATTGTGGCGTGTGCAGGCCGGGGCGCGTGAGAAGGTTGAGACGGACAGTATTGATGCCGGCGATATCATCGGAGTGATCGGACCGAAAGAGGCTGTGACTGGTGATACGTTGTGTGAAATTCAGCATCCCATTTTGCTGGAAACCATTTCGTTTCCTGAGACTGTGATCTCAATGGCGGTCGAGCCGGAATCGAGTGCGGACCGGAAGAAGCTTGAGGATACACTGCAGAAGTTGTCTCGTCAGGATCCCACGTTCAAGGCTGTGGCCAATGAGGAGACGGGGCAGACTATTGTTTCCGGGATGGGCGAATTGCACCTGGAAGTTTTGCGGAACCGGATGCAGAAAGAGTTCAACTTGAGTGTGCGGGTGCATAAGCCGCGCGTGAGTTATCGAGAAACTGTTTCCGCCGCGGTCGAGAAAGAGGTCGAGTTCAATCGTCCTTCGGCCAACGGGAATATGTATTTCAAGGTCAAGCTGCGGCTGGAGCCCTTCAAGGGGGATAAGCCGATTTCCATCAAGAGTCAGCTAAAGCCGAATGAGTTGAATCCGGAGTTAGAAAAAGAGTTGATGGAAACGCTGCGGTTGGGTGTCGACGGGGGAGGCCAGGTTGGGTTTCCTTTGATGAATGTGCAGTTTGTGGTGTTGGATGCACAGTCGCGCGAAGGTGAGACCAGCGATGTGGCGGTCGAGGCGGCAACGTCCGAAGCACTGCATGGTTGCATTATGGATGCGAAGATTCAGTTGCTTGAGCCAATCATGAAAATGGAAGTGGTGACGCCTGATGAATTTCGTGGAAACATCCAGGCGGATCTCAGTTCGCGGAATGCGAATGTGCTCAACAGCGAATGGCGCGGAGATTTGTGTGTAATGGAGGTCGAGGCGCCTTTGTCGCAATTGTTTGGCTATTCTACCCAGATTCGCAGTCTCTCGCAGGGGCGGGCATCGTTTTCGATGGAGCCTTTGAAGTATGCTGCGGCTCCGCAAAGCGTTTTAAAAGAGATGATTGGATAA
- the rpsL gene encoding 30S ribosomal protein S12 — protein MPTINQLIRKPRKKQISKSKTPLLEGCPQKRGVCLQVKTVTPKKPNSALRKVARVRLSNGKELTAYIPGEGHNLQEHSIVLVRGGRVRDLPGVRYKVIRGVLDTLGVNDRRQARSRYGTKRPK, from the coding sequence ATGCCAACAATTAATCAATTGATTCGTAAGCCAAGAAAGAAGCAGATCTCTAAGAGTAAGACTCCGCTGCTGGAAGGTTGCCCTCAGAAGCGTGGGGTTTGTCTGCAGGTCAAGACTGTGACCCCGAAGAAGCCGAACTCCGCTCTGCGTAAAGTGGCCCGTGTTCGTCTTTCGAACGGCAAGGAACTGACGGCTTACATCCCCGGTGAAGGTCATAACCTGCAGGAGCACTCGATCGTGCTGGTGCGTGGTGGTCGTGTTCGCGACCTTCCTGGTGTGCGTTACAAAGTGATTCGTGGCGTTCTGGATACCCTGGGCGTCAATGATCGTCGTCAGGCACGTAGCCGTTACGGAACCAAGCGCCCCAAATAG
- the rplC gene encoding 50S ribosomal protein L3: protein MPVGLLGKKVGMTQVYDDGVLVPVTVIQAGPCHVLQVRTLDTDGYEAVQVGFEDKPRRLSARSERGHVAALDSKRQKKRTEAGVAVADKAGCEPKRFIKEFRVDGEDHGCEVGNELTVSLFNEVSHIDVIGTSKGRGFAGVMKRHNFSGQRATHGVKRVHRHGGSIGMSADPSRVLKGTRMGGRYGGKQITVRHLKVVRVDEENGVLLVRGAVPGPNGGDLVIRHTNKY, encoded by the coding sequence ATGCCTGTCGGTCTGCTGGGTAAAAAGGTCGGAATGACCCAAGTTTACGACGATGGAGTCCTGGTTCCTGTTACGGTGATTCAGGCTGGCCCCTGCCATGTATTGCAGGTGCGCACGTTAGACACCGATGGCTACGAAGCGGTTCAGGTCGGTTTCGAAGATAAGCCTCGTCGTCTCTCTGCTCGCAGTGAGCGTGGTCATGTTGCCGCCCTGGACAGTAAGCGTCAGAAAAAACGTACAGAAGCGGGTGTGGCCGTTGCCGACAAGGCAGGTTGTGAGCCCAAGCGGTTTATTAAAGAGTTTCGCGTTGATGGTGAAGATCATGGCTGTGAAGTGGGTAACGAGCTTACCGTTTCGCTGTTCAATGAAGTGTCTCACATTGACGTGATTGGAACCAGCAAAGGTCGTGGTTTTGCCGGGGTTATGAAGCGTCATAACTTCTCCGGGCAGCGTGCGACACACGGTGTAAAGCGTGTGCACCGTCATGGTGGTTCGATTGGTATGAGTGCAGATCCTTCTCGTGTTCTTAAGGGTACACGGATGGGTGGTCGGTATGGTGGTAAGCAGATTACTGTCAGACACTTGAAAGTTGTCCGCGTTGACGAAGAGAACGGTGTGCTTCTGGTGAGAGGTGCAGTCCCCGGTCCTAACGGTGGTGATCTCGTCATTCGTCATACTAACAAATATTGA
- the rplV gene encoding 50S ribosomal protein L22 has product MGQVRAMHRFARISATKVRPFADMVRGMTASEGLDSLKYIPNRGARFLEKVIKSAMANAEDKGARNVEGLKITEARVDGGPMFKRIQPRARGMAYTIRRRMSHIHVSIDAPELP; this is encoded by the coding sequence ATGGGGCAAGTTCGAGCAATGCATCGATTTGCACGAATCTCAGCAACTAAGGTGCGTCCTTTTGCAGACATGGTTCGGGGAATGACTGCTTCGGAAGGTCTGGATTCTTTGAAATACATTCCGAACCGGGGTGCCCGTTTCCTGGAAAAGGTTATCAAGAGTGCGATGGCCAATGCTGAAGACAAAGGTGCCCGCAATGTGGAAGGCCTGAAGATCACCGAAGCACGAGTTGATGGCGGTCCGATGTTTAAACGGATTCAGCCCCGTGCCCGCGGTATGGCTTACACGATTCGTCGCCGGATGTCTCACATTCATGTATCGATTGATGCTCCCGAATTGCCTTAG
- the rpsS gene encoding 30S ribosomal protein S19, giving the protein MGRSLKKGPYVDVKLLKKIEKLNESGKKTPIKTWARASTIAPEFVGHTFLVHNGRAHLNVYVTEEMVGHKLGEFSLTRNFRGHTVKKK; this is encoded by the coding sequence ATGGGTCGCTCTCTGAAAAAAGGGCCTTATGTTGACGTTAAACTTCTGAAGAAGATTGAGAAGTTGAACGAATCGGGAAAAAAGACGCCGATCAAGACATGGGCTCGGGCTTCAACTATTGCTCCGGAATTTGTAGGTCACACTTTCCTGGTGCATAACGGGCGCGCTCACTTAAACGTGTATGTCACCGAAGAAATGGTGGGTCACAAGCTGGGAGAGTTCTCCCTGACCCGCAACTTCCGCGGCCATACCGTTAAGAAGAAATAA
- the rpsC gene encoding 30S ribosomal protein S3 encodes MGQKVRPTGFRVGVVEDWRSRWYASKKDFGALLVEDQKVRKFIQTKYKFAGIPKVEIERTRDQVVVHLFTARPGIIIGRKGQEVDRLKAELEDLTGRRMELKIIEVDNALQSAALVAEDIAQQLSKRGSFRRTIKRALDQVMETGVHGIKIELSGRLGGAEMSRREKASRGSIPLSTLQRHVDYGFREAHTTFGVIGVKVWIDLGDYSDEENRDGVNAKAGQAPQKPKRAHKR; translated from the coding sequence ATGGGGCAAAAAGTTCGACCAACCGGATTTCGAGTCGGAGTCGTTGAAGACTGGAGAAGTCGTTGGTATGCCTCCAAGAAAGATTTTGGGGCATTGCTGGTTGAAGATCAGAAAGTACGTAAGTTTATTCAAACCAAATATAAGTTTGCCGGCATCCCGAAAGTGGAGATCGAAAGAACTCGCGATCAGGTAGTGGTGCACTTATTTACGGCCCGTCCCGGGATCATCATTGGTCGTAAGGGACAGGAAGTAGACCGGTTGAAAGCCGAGCTGGAAGATCTCACCGGTCGTCGGATGGAATTGAAGATTATTGAAGTCGACAATGCACTGCAGAGTGCAGCGTTGGTAGCGGAAGATATCGCTCAGCAGCTTTCCAAGCGTGGTAGCTTCCGAAGAACTATTAAGCGTGCCCTGGACCAGGTAATGGAAACGGGCGTTCATGGAATTAAGATCGAGCTTTCCGGTCGTCTGGGTGGAGCGGAGATGTCACGGCGTGAAAAAGCCAGCCGTGGTTCAATCCCCCTGTCGACTCTGCAGCGTCACGTTGACTACGGATTCCGCGAGGCACACACCACCTTCGGAGTCATCGGAGTGAAAGTTTGGATTGACCTTGGTGATTATTCAGATGAGGAGAATCGCGATGGCGTTAATGCCAAAGCGGGTCAAGCACCGCAAAAGCCAAAGAGGGCGCATAAAAGGTAA
- the rpsJ gene encoding 30S ribosomal protein S10, translated as MAVASQERIRIRMEAYDHSVLDQSAADIVDTAKRTGAIVHGPIPLPTRVERYTVLKGPHIDKKSREQFEIRTHKRLVDILSPTGKTIDALNKLSLPAGVDIKIKASAGGN; from the coding sequence GTGGCCGTTGCGAGTCAAGAGCGAATTAGAATTCGCATGGAAGCTTATGATCACTCCGTGTTGGATCAGTCGGCAGCAGATATTGTTGATACGGCGAAGCGAACCGGTGCGATTGTGCATGGCCCCATTCCTCTGCCGACGCGGGTTGAGCGATATACGGTTCTGAAAGGACCTCACATCGACAAGAAATCTCGTGAGCAGTTTGAAATTCGGACTCATAAGCGTTTGGTTGATATTTTGTCTCCAACCGGTAAGACGATTGATGCTTTGAATAAATTGTCTCTGCCTGCTGGAGTTGATATTAAAATTAAGGCGTCCGCTGGCGGAAACTAG
- the rpsG gene encoding 30S ribosomal protein S7, whose translation MSKKFTASATQLKPDPRFNSLLASKFVNCLMHDGKKSIAQNVFYSALDRIKERIPDVEPIEVFTQAVENVKPSVEVRSKRVGGATYQVPTPVNPKRQQTLAIRWILAAIRGKKGRPMEVRLADEILSAHKKEGTAITTRENIHRMAEANKAFAHFAFSR comes from the coding sequence ATGAGCAAGAAGTTTACAGCCAGTGCGACTCAGCTGAAGCCAGATCCGCGGTTCAATTCACTGCTGGCTTCCAAGTTTGTTAACTGTCTGATGCATGATGGCAAAAAGAGCATTGCTCAAAACGTGTTCTACTCAGCTCTGGATCGCATCAAAGAGCGTATTCCCGATGTTGAGCCGATCGAAGTTTTCACACAGGCTGTCGAAAATGTTAAGCCCAGTGTTGAAGTTCGTTCGAAGCGTGTTGGTGGTGCTACTTACCAGGTGCCGACCCCTGTGAATCCGAAGCGTCAGCAGACTCTGGCGATTCGCTGGATTCTGGCTGCGATTCGCGGCAAGAAAGGTCGTCCGATGGAAGTTCGTCTGGCTGACGAAATTCTGTCTGCACACAAAAAAGAAGGTACTGCCATCACTACCCGTGAGAATATTCATCGTATGGCTGAAGCGAACAAGGCATTTGCTCACTTCGCCTTCTCGCGCTAA
- the rplD gene encoding 50S ribosomal protein L4, with product MISVAIQDKAGKEVGKYEFESTELASGINRQLLHDVVVMYQANKRIGSAKSKSRGMVAGSTRKLFRQKGTGRARAGAIRTPVRRGGGHTFAKSPKDWSYRLPKKAVKLATRMAILSKFEDEQVTLLDELALEVPKTKEVAGVLKALGLTGTSCLLTVDGHDPVVWKSARNIAGVQVSPASDLNAYDVLHKRQMVLTKSALDVLLGRNEG from the coding sequence ATGATTTCAGTTGCAATTCAAGATAAAGCTGGCAAAGAAGTGGGCAAGTATGAGTTCGAGTCCACCGAACTGGCCAGTGGTATCAACCGCCAGTTGCTCCACGATGTGGTTGTGATGTACCAGGCGAATAAGCGGATTGGTTCTGCAAAGTCCAAAAGCCGCGGTATGGTGGCTGGTAGTACCAGAAAACTGTTTCGTCAGAAAGGTACTGGTCGGGCCCGTGCTGGTGCGATCCGGACTCCTGTTCGTCGGGGCGGTGGTCACACATTTGCCAAGTCTCCGAAAGACTGGAGCTACCGTCTTCCCAAGAAGGCTGTTAAGCTCGCAACCCGGATGGCGATTCTAAGTAAGTTTGAAGATGAGCAGGTGACTCTACTGGATGAGTTGGCTCTCGAAGTGCCAAAAACAAAAGAAGTCGCCGGCGTGCTGAAGGCACTCGGTCTGACCGGCACCAGTTGTCTGTTGACGGTTGATGGTCACGATCCTGTGGTCTGGAAGTCTGCCCGCAATATTGCCGGGGTTCAGGTTTCTCCTGCCAGTGATCTGAATGCATACGATGTTCTGCATAAGCGGCAGATGGTGTTGACTAAGTCGGCCCTGGATGTGCTGCTCGGTCGGAATGAAGGTTAA
- the rplW gene encoding 50S ribosomal protein L23, with protein sequence MSDGSKKGVQLEPYQVVIRPLVTEKGTHQSESYNTYTFVVDKSATKTDIKKAVSDLWNVRVVSVRTQNRGGKPRRHRYKVGYTKSWKKAIVELHEDDRISFF encoded by the coding sequence ATGTCAGATGGTTCAAAAAAAGGCGTTCAGCTGGAACCGTATCAGGTCGTCATCCGGCCGTTGGTGACAGAAAAAGGGACTCATCAGTCTGAGTCTTACAATACATACACGTTTGTCGTTGATAAGTCGGCGACAAAAACGGATATCAAAAAAGCGGTATCTGATTTATGGAATGTGCGTGTGGTTTCCGTGCGAACCCAGAACCGGGGCGGAAAGCCGCGTCGCCATCGATATAAAGTTGGTTATACAAAATCCTGGAAGAAGGCAATTGTCGAACTGCACGAGGATGATCGTATTTCATTCTTCTAA
- the rplB gene encoding 50S ribosomal protein L2: MGIRFYKPTTPGRRGASVSDFAAITDRKKAPEKSLLVRYKKKGGRNNQGVITARHRGGGHKRMYRLIDFRRNKDGVPAKVNGIEYDPNRSARIALLHYVDGEKRYILAPEGLTAGDTVVSGEKVEPNVGNCMPLANIPLGSMVHNVEMQPGRGGQLCRSAGTGAVLNAREDNWAQITLPSGEVRRVPSSCRATIGEIGNSEHTKVVLGKAGRKRWMGRRPHVRGTCMNPVAHPMGGGEGRNSGGRHPCSPTGKLAKGGKTRKKKKASSKAIIRRRKSRRYGQLKL; the protein is encoded by the coding sequence ATGGGAATCCGATTCTACAAGCCAACGACACCAGGTCGGCGTGGTGCATCGGTGAGCGATTTCGCAGCGATCACTGATCGTAAGAAGGCTCCTGAGAAATCCCTGCTCGTACGATACAAGAAAAAAGGTGGACGAAACAACCAGGGTGTGATCACCGCACGGCATCGTGGCGGCGGACACAAGCGGATGTATCGTCTGATCGACTTCCGTCGGAATAAAGATGGTGTTCCAGCCAAGGTCAACGGGATTGAATACGATCCCAACCGTTCGGCCCGGATCGCGCTGCTGCACTATGTTGATGGTGAAAAGCGTTACATTCTGGCACCGGAAGGTTTGACTGCTGGCGATACCGTAGTAAGTGGCGAAAAGGTTGAGCCGAACGTCGGCAACTGTATGCCTCTGGCAAACATTCCGCTGGGTTCGATGGTACACAATGTAGAAATGCAGCCAGGTCGTGGCGGACAGTTGTGCCGGAGTGCCGGTACAGGTGCTGTTCTGAATGCTCGCGAAGATAACTGGGCTCAGATCACTCTGCCTTCTGGCGAAGTGCGTCGTGTTCCCAGTTCCTGCCGGGCAACGATCGGTGAAATTGGCAACTCTGAACATACAAAAGTTGTACTGGGTAAAGCTGGTCGTAAACGCTGGATGGGGCGTCGTCCTCACGTGCGTGGTACCTGTATGAACCCTGTTGCACACCCGATGGGTGGTGGTGAAGGTCGTAACTCCGGGGGGCGTCATCCCTGTAGCCCGACTGGTAAGCTTGCGAAAGGTGGAAAGACCCGCAAGAAGAAAAAAGCTTCATCAAAGGCTATCATTCGGCGGCGTAAGTCTCGTCGTTATGGCCAGCTGAAACTCTGA
- the rplP gene encoding 50S ribosomal protein L16: MALMPKRVKHRKSQRGRIKGNATRGNTVAFGEWGLQSLDPGHITAQTIEACRIAATQYVRGEGKLYIRIFPQKSVTSRPLETRMGKGKGEPDHWVAVVKPGTVLFELAGVSHEAAKRCFARVAHKLPVNVRLVERRPSV, translated from the coding sequence ATGGCGTTAATGCCAAAGCGGGTCAAGCACCGCAAAAGCCAAAGAGGGCGCATAAAAGGTAATGCGACACGTGGTAACACTGTTGCCTTTGGTGAATGGGGCTTACAATCTCTGGACCCGGGGCATATCACAGCTCAAACCATCGAAGCGTGCCGAATTGCAGCCACACAATATGTTCGAGGTGAAGGTAAGCTCTATATCCGGATCTTCCCGCAGAAGTCGGTAACATCCCGTCCTCTGGAAACCCGTATGGGTAAGGGTAAAGGTGAACCGGATCACTGGGTTGCCGTCGTCAAGCCAGGTACGGTTCTGTTCGAACTGGCAGGTGTCTCGCACGAGGCAGCAAAACGCTGTTTCGCTCGTGTGGCACACAAGTTACCAGTTAACGTCCGGCTGGTAGAACGTCGTCCGTCCGTTTAG